Proteins encoded by one window of Streptomyces sp. NBC_01571:
- a CDS encoding PepSY domain-containing protein: protein MPTAPTITTDDTPRPVAPVPARKAALRPLILRLHFYAGVLVAPFLLVAAVTGLLYAASFQAEKIVYAHELTAPVGDRELPLSEQVAAARKAHPQGTVSAVRPSPAVDATTRVLLSGVPGVDPDHTLAVFVDPYTAQVRGALEQYGSTGALPLRTWIDGLHANLLLGETGRLYSELAASWLWVISGGGLVLWFGRRRARRKVRGTSGRRRTLGLHGTVGVWAAAGFFFLSATGLTWSTYAGANIDELRTSLGQATPSVSATGAGEHAGHGGTEADGSVTPRPADIDRILGAARSQGLGDPVEIVPPADASSAYVVRQIQRSWPEKQDAVAVDPATGEVTDVLRFADHPVLAKLTRWGIDAHTGVLFGLANQIALMALALCLILLIVWGYRMWWQRGRAAAFGRPVPRGAWQQVPPTVLVPLMAAVAVLGYFVPLLGIPLVAFVAVDVLLGEIAHRRGRGAPVAR from the coding sequence ATGCCCACCGCTCCCACGATCACGACGGACGACACTCCGCGCCCTGTCGCCCCGGTCCCCGCCCGAAAAGCCGCCCTGCGCCCCCTGATACTGCGCCTGCACTTCTACGCGGGAGTGCTCGTCGCCCCGTTCCTCCTGGTCGCCGCCGTGACCGGACTGCTCTACGCCGCCTCGTTCCAGGCCGAGAAGATCGTGTACGCGCACGAGCTGACCGCCCCGGTGGGCGACCGTGAACTGCCGCTCTCCGAGCAGGTGGCCGCCGCCCGCAAGGCCCACCCGCAGGGCACGGTCTCCGCCGTACGCCCCTCGCCCGCCGTGGACGCGACGACGAGGGTGCTGCTCTCCGGCGTACCGGGCGTCGACCCGGACCACACCCTCGCGGTGTTCGTCGACCCGTACACCGCCCAGGTGCGTGGAGCCCTCGAACAGTACGGCTCCACCGGCGCGCTCCCGCTGCGCACCTGGATCGACGGGCTCCACGCCAACCTCCTGCTCGGCGAGACCGGACGTCTGTACAGCGAACTCGCGGCCAGCTGGCTGTGGGTGATCTCGGGCGGCGGCCTCGTGCTGTGGTTCGGGCGCAGGCGCGCCCGGCGCAAGGTGCGGGGCACATCGGGGCGCCGTCGCACGCTGGGCCTGCACGGCACGGTCGGCGTCTGGGCGGCCGCCGGGTTCTTCTTCCTCTCCGCGACCGGGCTCACCTGGTCGACGTACGCCGGCGCCAACATCGACGAGCTGAGGACCTCCCTCGGGCAGGCGACGCCCTCCGTGTCGGCGACGGGCGCCGGTGAGCACGCGGGCCACGGTGGCACGGAGGCCGACGGGAGCGTCACGCCCCGGCCCGCCGACATCGACAGAATCCTCGGGGCCGCCCGTTCCCAGGGCCTCGGCGACCCCGTCGAGATCGTCCCGCCCGCCGACGCCTCCTCCGCGTACGTGGTGCGGCAGATCCAGCGCAGCTGGCCCGAGAAGCAGGACGCGGTCGCGGTGGACCCGGCCACCGGCGAGGTCACCGACGTGCTGCGGTTCGCCGACCACCCGGTGCTCGCCAAGCTGACCCGCTGGGGCATCGACGCCCACACCGGTGTCCTCTTCGGCCTCGCCAACCAGATCGCCCTGATGGCGCTCGCGCTCTGCCTGATCCTGCTCATCGTGTGGGGCTACCGCATGTGGTGGCAGCGCGGTCGCGCCGCCGCGTTCGGCCGGCCCGTCCCGCGCGGTGCCTGGCAGCAGGTGCCGCCCACGGTCCTGGTCCCGCTGATGGCGGCCGTCGCCGTTCTCGGCTACTTCGTTCCGCTGCTCGGCATCCCGCTCGTGGCGTTCGTCGCCGTCGACGTCCTGCTCGGCGAGATCGCCCACCGGCGGGGCCGGGGCGCGCCCGTCGCCAGGTAG
- a CDS encoding BlaI/MecI/CopY family transcriptional regulator, translating into MAQRNREVPDRPSRRRGQGELEGQVLGALREADAPVTAAWVQESLGGDLAYTTVVTILTRLLAKDAVARERRGRSFVWRPTADVASLAALKMRRLLDGESDREAVLASFVTALPPDDEQVLRALLESAHATDATGAAGGTED; encoded by the coding sequence ATGGCGCAGCGCAACCGCGAGGTCCCGGACCGGCCTTCCAGACGCCGCGGGCAGGGCGAGCTGGAGGGCCAGGTCCTCGGCGCGCTGCGCGAGGCGGACGCCCCGGTGACCGCCGCCTGGGTGCAGGAGAGCCTCGGCGGCGACCTCGCCTACACGACCGTCGTCACCATCCTGACCCGGTTGCTCGCCAAGGACGCGGTGGCCCGTGAACGCCGAGGACGCTCCTTCGTATGGCGTCCCACCGCCGACGTCGCGAGTCTGGCCGCGCTCAAGATGCGCCGGCTCCTCGACGGCGAGAGCGACCGCGAGGCCGTCCTCGCCAGCTTCGTCACCGCGCTGCCGCCGGACGACGAACAGGTGCTGCGCGCGCTCCTGGAGTCGGCGCACGCGACCGACGCGACAGGAGCGGCCGGCGGTACGGAAGACTGA
- a CDS encoding M56 family metallopeptidase gives MGVFVFLPLVLPLTAWPVARLAELHLHPRTATRLLTAFATVMAVCSTFCLALLMVVGTAQLPGNPLPDRWSDPEVRAAVPYDEIAGKAAVPALVLVLAVCARTLWRHHRIARRARRALAGLPASSVVVLPEEKSYAYALPGRPRGRVVVTTALLRGLIPPERRALFAHERAHLTARHHRYLLAVRLAARANPFLRPLRTAVAFTTERWADEDAARSVGSRRVVARAIGKAALLSGAAPAFAGISGFSAFTDFSGFPGFPGFPGFPGFPGFPGFASAGPVPRRVAALLEPAPVARSWPSVFTSVGLAAWGAAVGTLVSAMSSANSAVTMFLILHAATPL, from the coding sequence ATGGGGGTCTTCGTCTTTCTGCCGCTGGTCCTGCCGCTCACCGCCTGGCCGGTCGCACGCCTCGCCGAACTGCATCTGCACCCGCGCACGGCCACCCGCCTGCTGACGGCCTTCGCCACCGTCATGGCCGTGTGCAGCACATTCTGCCTGGCGTTGCTGATGGTCGTCGGCACCGCGCAACTGCCCGGCAACCCGCTGCCGGACCGCTGGTCGGATCCCGAGGTCCGCGCGGCCGTGCCGTACGACGAGATCGCGGGCAAGGCGGCGGTCCCGGCCCTGGTGCTCGTCCTGGCGGTCTGTGCGCGGACCCTGTGGCGTCACCACCGGATCGCCCGCCGGGCCCGCCGGGCACTCGCCGGACTGCCCGCCTCGTCCGTGGTCGTGCTCCCGGAGGAGAAGTCCTACGCCTACGCCCTGCCCGGCAGGCCCCGCGGGCGGGTCGTGGTCACCACGGCCCTGCTGCGGGGCCTGATCCCGCCCGAGCGCCGCGCCCTCTTCGCGCACGAGCGGGCCCACCTGACCGCCCGTCACCACCGGTATCTGCTCGCCGTACGACTCGCGGCACGCGCCAACCCCTTCCTGCGCCCGCTGCGTACGGCCGTCGCCTTCACCACGGAGCGATGGGCGGACGAGGACGCGGCACGGTCGGTGGGAAGCCGCAGGGTGGTGGCGCGGGCGATCGGCAAGGCCGCCCTGCTGTCGGGTGCGGCGCCGGCGTTCGCCGGGATCTCGGGGTTCTCCGCATTCACGGATTTCTCGGGTTTCCCGGGTTTCCCGGGTTTCCCGGGTTTCCCGGGTTTCCCGGGTTTCCCGGGGTTCGCGTCCGCGGGTCCCGTGCCGCGGAGGGTCGCCGCGCTGCTGGAGCCCGCGCCCGTGGCCCGCAGCTGGCCGTCGGTGTTCACCTCGGTGGGGCTGGCCGCCTGGGGTGCCGCGGTCGGCACGCTGGTCTCCGCGATGTCCTCCGCGAACTCGGCCGTGACGATGTTCCTGATCCTGCACGCGGCCACGCCGCTCTAG
- a CDS encoding tetratricopeptide repeat protein, translating into MDMEYYDHGTAAERWERARLFFDAKDYAGAARVLAGLVEEVPEQVGPRLLLARSYYHSAQLRRAETELRTLVELDPVEHYARLMLGRTLQRQGRQDEAESHLRIASALAGDFEQV; encoded by the coding sequence GTGGACATGGAGTACTACGACCACGGGACAGCCGCGGAGCGCTGGGAGCGGGCGCGGTTGTTCTTCGACGCCAAGGACTACGCCGGGGCCGCGCGGGTCCTGGCCGGGCTGGTGGAGGAGGTGCCGGAGCAGGTGGGACCCCGGCTGCTGCTGGCACGTTCGTACTACCACTCCGCCCAACTGCGCCGCGCCGAGACGGAGTTGCGCACGCTCGTGGAGCTCGACCCGGTGGAGCACTACGCCCGGCTGATGCTGGGACGCACGCTCCAGCGCCAGGGGCGCCAGGACGAGGCCGAGTCGCACCTGCGGATCGCCTCGGCGCTCGCGGGTGACTTCGAGCAGGTGTGA
- a CDS encoding MarR family winged helix-turn-helix transcriptional regulator, protein MTTTTPPVNGQVIGLAHYASRAVLETLLARTGTTFNQSVALRVVSEQDGAVERTLLVARLTGALKIEEATARRTVDEMTALGLLAEPTTGQVSLTEHGGELFERIRTGGNEIAARIYAGIPAEDLATAGRVLALVTERADAELAGA, encoded by the coding sequence ATGACCACCACCACTCCCCCGGTCAACGGCCAGGTCATAGGCCTGGCCCACTACGCGAGCCGCGCGGTCCTGGAGACCCTGCTCGCCCGCACCGGGACCACCTTCAACCAGTCAGTGGCCCTGCGGGTCGTCTCCGAGCAGGACGGAGCCGTCGAGCGGACCTTGCTGGTGGCCCGCCTGACCGGGGCGCTGAAGATCGAGGAGGCGACGGCCCGCCGGACCGTCGACGAGATGACGGCTCTCGGCCTGCTGGCGGAGCCGACCACAGGTCAGGTGTCACTGACCGAGCACGGCGGCGAGCTGTTCGAGCGGATCCGCACCGGCGGGAACGAGATCGCGGCCCGGATCTACGCCGGCATCCCGGCCGAGGATCTGGCGACCGCGGGCCGGGTGCTGGCCCTGGTCACGGAACGGGCCGACGCGGAGCTCGCGGGCGCGTAG